The window CCGAGGGTGACGATCAGCGAGGTTCCGGGGCTGGTGTCGGGGCGGCCGATCGCGACCACTCCGACGATCAGCCCGGCGAGCGCGCCCAGGGCCACCCCGCCGAGCTCGGCGACGCCGTGCGGGAGTCCCGCGCTGAGCAGGGTCGACGTGAGCAGGGCGGCGAGGACCGCGAACCCGCCCTGCGCGAAGTTGACGACCCTGGTCACCCGGTGGATGGCGACCAGTCCGCTGGCGACCAGCGCGAAGCCGGCCCCGATCCCGAGCCCGGTGATCAGATAGCCGATCAGGTCACTCATGGGGTCACCGTCACGTGGCCGCCCAGGTAGGCGGCGGTCACCCGGGGGTCGCGGGCCAGGGTGGCGGCCGGGCCGTGCAGGGCGATCCGGCCGGACTCCAGGACGTAGGCGTGGTGGCACAGGTCGAGGGCCAGGCGGGCGTTCTGTTCGATCAGGAGGACGGCCAGTTCCCGGGTGGCGTGCAGGGTCCGCAGGTGGTCGACCAGTGTGGTGACGATCATCGGGGCCAGGCCGAGGCTCAGCTCGTCGATGACCAGCACGTCCGGGTCGGCCATCAGGGCCCGGCCGATCGCGACCATCTGCTGCTGGCCACCGGAGAGGCTGCCCGCTTTCCGAGAGCGGATCGCGGCCAGGTCGGGGAGCAGTTCGTAGATCGGGGCGGTGTTCCGGTTGCGGATGCGCCGGCCGCCGAGTCGCAGGTTGTCGTCGACCGTCATGTCCGGGAACATTTCGCGGCCCTCGGGTACGTGGGCGAGCCGGCCGTGCACGGTGATGGTCCCGGAAGCGGGGCGGATCAGACCGGCCAGCGCTTTGACCAACGTGGACTTGCCGGCCCCGTTGGCGCCGATCAGGGCGGTCATCTCGTTCTCGGCGACGGACAGACTGACGTCGTCGAGGGCGGTGGCGCCGGCATACCGGACGGTCAGGTTGCCGATGTCGACAGCACCGGTCATTCGACGACGCCTTTTGCGTGATCGGCGAGCTCGTCCGGCCGTACCCCCAGATAAGCGGTTTTGACCTTGGGGTTTGCCCGGACCTCGGCGGGTGAGCCGTCGGCGATGACGCGGCCCAGGTCGAGGACGGTGATCCGGTCGGCGAGGCGCATGACGAAGGCGACGTCGTGTTCGACGAGCAGGATGGTGAGGCCCTCGTCGCGGAGGCGGGTGATCAGGGTGGCGAGGTGTTCGCGTTCGGCGGCGCGCAGGCCGGAGGCCGGTTCGTCGAGCAGGAGCAGGCGGGGTTCGCCGCAGAGGGCGCGGGCCAGTTGCAGGGAGCGTTGCCGGCCGAGCGGGAGTTCCTCGGCGGGCCGGTCCGCCCAGTCGGCGATCCCGACCCGGTCGAGGCAGGTCAGCGCCTTCTCGCGGATGCGGCGTTCGTCGCGATGGTGGCGGGGCAGGCGCAGTGCGGCGGAGAGGAAGCCGGCGCGGGTGATGGCGTGCGCGCCGACCATGACGTTCTCGAACGCGGTCATGCCGTGGAAGACCCGCGCCGACTGGAAGACGACCCCGATCCCCCGGCGATGGGCGGGGCGGCGCTCGACGCGGACACCGTCGAGCGCCACCGAGCCGGAGTCGACCGCCAACTGGCCGCCGATCAGGGCGAACAGGGTGGATTTGCCGGCGCCGTTGGGGCCGATCACGGCTCGCAGCTCGCCGGCCGGGACCGTCAGGCTCACGTCACGCACGGCGTAGACGCCGCCGAACGCGCGGGAGACGTTGTCGACGGTGAGTTCGACGGTCACTTGAACCGGCTTGTGGAGAACTCGGTGGGTACGAACTTCCCGTCCTTGATCGTGTTGATCGAGATGTAGTCGGTGGTCAGGCCGGAGTGGTCGGCCGCGGTGTAGGTGTAGGTGCCGTTCGGGGTGGTCAGCGTCAGGCCTTCGAGCGCGTCGCGGACCTTGGCCCGGTCGGTGCCGCCGGCCTTCTCGATCGCGGCGGCCAGCAGTTTCACGCCGCTGTAGCCGTCCTGTGCGAACTGCGGTGGCGGGTAGCCGTACTTGGTGGTGAACGCGCTGGTCAGCTCGTCGACGGCGGTCTTCAGCGCACCGGCCGGCAGGTGGTCGCCGACGACCCCGACCGAGCTGGCGATCAGGGCGCCCTCGGCGGCCGGACCGGCCGGTTCCAGAAAGAGTTTGCTGGCCTGTGAGCCGGTCAGCATCAGCGGGATGGTCAGGCCGGAGGCGGCGTAACCCTTGGTGATCGCGACGGCCGGGGCGCCGGTCCCCCACAGCATCAGTGCCTGCGCGTCGGACGAGCGGACGTGCGTGAAGACGGCGCTGAAGTCGGTGGCCGTGGTCTGGAACTCCTCGATCGGGCCGAGCGTCACGCCGTACTGCGCGGCTTCGGCCTGCATGCCTTTGAAACCGGCGACGGCGTAGCTGCTCTTGGTGTCGTAGGCGACGGCGATCTTCGTCAGTTTCGCCGACTGGAAGTACTGCAGGGTGGCCTCGGCGTAGGTGCTGGACAGGGCGGGGACCACGAAGACGTACGGGTGGACGGGTTTGACCTGCTCGTCGGCCGGGGTCAGGGAGACATACGGGATCTCCTCCCGGTCGACCAGCGGAATCGTGGCGAGCGCCGAGTTGCTGAACGGCGACCCGATGATCGCGTCGGAGTCGTCCTTGAGCTCGTTGAACGCCAGAACCGCCTGGTCCGGCAGGCTCTTGTCGTCACGGACGGACAGTTCGATCCGCCGGCCCCCGATGCCGCCGGCGGCGTTGATCTTCTCGACCGCGAGGGCCACGGACTTCTGGTTCTCGGTGCCGAGCGGTGAATAGTTGCCGGTCAACGAGACGATCTGGCCGACCCGGATCGGGTCGTCGCCGTCGGCTGTCTCGTTGCCGCAGGCGGTCAGGGCGAGGGTGAGGGCCAGGAGGAGTGGCCCGGTTCTGCGCATGAGGAACCTCCTCGGTGAGGTTCATCGAAGTTAGGCTCTGTCTTCAACGGCCGTCAAGAAAGTGCCTAACATCTAGCGCATGACGCCTGTTGTCCCCCCGCAGACTCTGCTGCTCATGCTTCTCGGGGATTTCGTCCTGGACCGGGACGTGTGCGTGTTCTCCGGCAGCGCCATCGACGTCCTCGGCCGGCTCGGCGTCTCCTCGCACGCCACCCGCTCGACGCTGGCCCGCATGGTCAATCGCGGACTGCTGCGCCGGCAGCGACACGGTCGCAAAATGTACTTCGGCCTCACCGACCGGACCGCCGCGATCCTCCACGACGGACGCGCCCGCATCTGGGAGACCGGCGCCGTCAACGACGACTGGGACGGGACGTGGACGCTGCTCTGCTTCTCGCTGCCCGAGTCGTGGCAGCGGCAACGCCACGACCTGCGGTCCCAGCTCGCCTGGTCCGGGTTCGGGCCGTTGCAGGGCGGGCTGTGGATCGCGCCGGGCGCGGTGCCCGCGCAGTCGATCGTGGACGGGCTCGGGCTGTCGGCGCACGCCCGGGTCTTCCACGCCCGGGCGGCTGAGCTCACCGATGTCGGGGCGATGGTCGGGGACGCCTACGACCTCGCCGAGCTCGCTGATCGTTATCAGTCGTTCCTGGATCGGTGGGAGGGTTCGGCGCCGTTCGCCGATCCGCTCGCGGCCCGGCTCAGCCTGATCGCCGAATGGCTCGGCGCCATCCGCCGCGATCCGCGGCTTCCGGTCGAGCATCTGCCGGCGGACTGGCCGGCGGTGCGGGCCCAGGCCCTCTTCCGCGACCTGGAAGCGGCCTCACTGCGGCCGGCGCACTCCCTCGCCGCGTCCGTCCTCGACCTCCAACCCGATGAGGTACGGGCATCCCGTTGACGGACGGCCGCGTCTTTCCCGCCGCCCCGTTCCTCGGTCAGACGCCGAGCAGGGCCGCGGCCGACGGAAGGTCGGGGGCCTGGGCGGTCGGGGCCGGGTCGTCCGGGGCGTCGCAGTATTCGCCGGTAAGGACCCGGATCGAACGGGCGCCCAGTGCCGCCGCCACGGCCATGTCCCGGGCCGGGCGGTCACCGATCACCACCAGGTCGGACGGCCGGACACCGAGCGTCTCGGCGGCCTGGCGCAAGCCCTCGGGATGGGGTTTACGCAGCGTGCGACCGCCCAGTTCGTCGGTGATGACGATCGTGGTGAACGACTCGGCCAGGCCGGTCGCGGCGAGTTTGGCCCGCTGGATCGTCGGGTTGCCGTCGGTCAGACAGGCCACCGGGTAGCGGGCACTGATCGCGAGCAGCGCGTCGAGCGCACCCGGATAGCGGGGCAACCGGCGCGGACGGTAGGCGGTGAACGCGTCCACCAGCACCGGGATCAGATCGGCGGCCAGGTCGGGGGTGATCCCGTACGCAGCCAGCGCCCGGTCGAGGGTGCCGCCGCGATCCGATCCGGCGACCAGTTGGCGGCGGACCGCCCGGGTGAGCCGGATCGGGTCGAGCCCGGCCGCGGCACCGGCCCGGCCGACCGCGCGGGCCGCACCGTAGAGGTAGCTGCCCTGCGGGAAGAGAGTGTCGTCGAGGTCGATGACGACCGCCAGCGGAGGATTCTCGATCAGGTCCATGCGGCCCACCTCCAGGCGTTCGGTCCAGGCGACAGTGATGGCGCGACCGGCCAGATCGGTCGCGCCATCGCCGTTATGAGGGCTCTTACTCGTTCACGTGCTCGTCTTCGCTACCCGTTCACGTGGCTCGTCTTCGCTACTCGGCTACTCGTTCACGTGCTTGTCGAAACCGATGTACAGGCGGGCCGACGCGTTCGCGCCGAGTGCGCCCAGGGTCTCCAGCTCGCGCAGCCGCAGCAGGGCCGGGTGCTGGGCGTATGCCTCGGCGGCGTCGGCGAGCCGACGCAGGGCGTCGACCTCGGCGTCGGCGCGGATCCGCTTCGCCTCGGCGTCGGCCTCGGCGGCGAGCCGTGCGGCGTCGGCGCGCGAGGTCGCCTCCAGCAATTCCCGATCAGCTTTGGTACGGGCTTCGACCATCTGTGCCTCGGCCAGACGCTGGGCGGTCAGAACCCGGTTCATCACGTCCTGCAGGTTGCCCGGGAACACCAGGTCCTTCACGTCGGCCCGGATGATCTCCACGCCGTAGCCCGCCGACACACCCTCGACGTCCCGCAGGATGTCCTCGGAGAGCTGGTTACGGTTGGTGAGGATGGCCTCCAGGGTCATCGACGCCAGCGAGCGGCGGGCGGCCAACTGCACGTCGCTGTAGACGCGGTCGCTGTAGTCGGACACCCGCTCGACGGCGGCCACCGGATCGGTCACCCGGAAATGAGTGATGATGTTGACCCGGACGGCGACCTTGTCCGCGGTCAGGATCTCCTGGCCCTTGATGTTGAGCTCACGCTCACGCAGGTCCACCTGGACGACGTCGACCTTCGCCACCCGGCCACCGAACCGGCGGCGCTGCGGCAGCTCGTAACGCCCCGGCTCCAGCACCTGGTCGAATCGGCCGTCGACATAGCGCAGGCCACGGAAACCACTCCGAATGATCACCTCGTCGGTCATCGGGTACACCTCGTTACTTCTATGTTGCAGTTCATCATTGGCAGTTCATGAATGTAAGAAAGGGAGGCCCCGTAGCGGTTCCGATGGGAAGGATCGGTCGCGGATGATGACAGCGGACAAGCCTGGTTTGATCGCCTGTGCGCCCGCTGCTTACGCGCTTTCTTCTGAGACCGCCGGGGCCGATGGCCATTCTTCAGCGCGCCGCACCGGTCTCACAACGCATTTATCAACGCGGCCCACGGCCCGCCTTCACCGCGCCTGCGCCGCACCCGACCGGCCATCGAGCCTCCCGGGCGGTGGCCGCCCACCGAGCCTTTCCCAGCAGCGGCCATCCACCGCGCCTTTCCCAACACGGGCACCCAACCACCGCGACCCACCCGACGCGCCTTCTCATCCCGGAGCGGCCATCTACCGCCCCATTCCCGACACGGGCGCCCGAAGCACCGCCACCCTCTCGACTCCCGGCACCCACCCGACCCGCCTTCCCACCCCGAAGCGGCCATCCACCGCCCCATTCCCGACACGGGCGCCCGAACCACCGCGGCCTGTCCGGCCGTGAGGTTCACCCGACGCGCCTTCCCACCCCGAAGCGGCCACCCACCGCCCCATTTCGACAGGGGGCCCGAACCACCGCGGCCTGTCCGGCCGCGGGGTTCACCAATGGAGGTGGAGGGTGAGGCGGCGGGACGGGGTTTCGTGGTCGTCGGCGTCGACCACGGCCAGCAGGCGGACTCCGTCGGTGGTCATCTCGCGGACGGCCAGGCCCTCCACCTTTTCGGCGCCTGGGATCTCGGCGAAGAACTGTGGTTCGCCGTCGACGCCGAGCAGGACCAGGCCGGAGGCCACCACCGGACCGTCGTCGACGGCGTTCGGGGTGTCCTCGGCGGCTGCGCTGACCAGTATCCGGCCGTCGGTGAGTGACACCGCGTCGGTCACGGCCAGGGCTACTCCGTGTGCGACTCCGAGGTCGTATCGGCGTACCCCATCAATGTTGATCTTGTCTGGGGTGATCTCGCCGCGGATCGCCGCGAGCAGCGCGGAGACCTCGATGTCGGCGGACGCCGTCGCGGCGCCGGCCGCCAGGTTGGCGCGCTGGAACCACCGCAAACGATCGCCGGCCAGGCACGCCCCCTCGAGGTTGAGCTGGTCCGCACGCAGCCCGAACGCGGCGGCGACCGCAAGGTAGAGCGGCCGCAGATCGGCGACCCGGAAGCCGTCCGGACCGACCAGCGAGGCACGCATCCGAGTCGGCGACGAACCGGAACCGAGCAGCAGGACCTCGCCCCCTGGAACCGCGCACGCCGCCTCGAAGTCGGGTTTGAGATGTTTGGTCCCGTCGACGGCCGCGAACGTCTCCAACCCGTCGACCGGATCGACCACCCGAACCCGGGTGATCGACTCCGATCGGCGGACGACATCCGACCTCACACCCTCGCCGGACATCGGCTCCGTGCCGGGTTGCGCTCCCCCGGCGGATCGCGCTTCCTCGTCGGGTTGCGCCTTCCCGTCGGATCGGGCTTCCCTGTCGGATCGCGCTTCCCTGTCAGGTTGCGCTTTCCCGTCGGATCGCGCCTCCCTGTCAGGTTGCGCTTTCCCGTCGGATCGGGCTTTCCTGCCGGATTGCGCTTCTCCGCCGGGGCTCGTGTTCGGGGCGTGGCCTGTGGGTGTGGCGGGCCTTATCCAGGCGGCGTGGGTGGCGTCGTCCTGGGCGACCAGCCATCCGTCGCCGAACGGGGCGATCGCCGAGGCGGCCCGCACCGGCGAGCCGTCGTCGAAGGCCAGTGCCGAGGTCTCTTCGATCTCCAGCCGCACGCCCTCGATTCTCGCACTCCGTCAGCGCAACTTGGCGCCGTAGACGTGCTCGACCTTCAGCGCCATCAGGACCCGGCGGTCGTTGACCATCACCTGCCGGTATTCGGCCCAGTCCGGGTGCTCGCCGGCCGCGGCACGGTAATAGTCGACGAGTGCCTGCACCTCGGGGCCGTCCGGATCGTCGCCCGGGCCGATCAGCGTCACCGAGCCCTCGGCGGTCGCCCACGCCCAGCCGTCCGGGCTCGTCACCTCGAACGCGGCCCGCGGGTCACGGCGCAGGTTGGCGGTCTTCGCCCGGTTCGCGGTGATCGACACGTAAATGGTCTCGGCGGCCCGGTCATACCACGGTGTCACCGGGGAGAGCTGCGGGATCCCGTTGGCCTTGATCGTGGCCAGGACACCGATTCTGCTGTCCGCAATCAATTGACGAGGGTCGAACGAAGCATCGGTCATATCTCTGCCAATCCCGGTCCCGTGCGCGGTATTCCGGGTCCGGTCAGGAATACCGCGCAGGGGCCCGGCCGACAGAGGTATCGCCGTGGACGGTCCCCCGAACCCTTCGGCCATCGTCGTCCGGGACATGTGTGGATGCGGCCGTCCCGCTGATGCCATCAGGGAACCGACAGATCAACATCAGCGTTCCCTTCCGGCGGCCCGTTGGATCAGGCCGCCATCCGCAGAAGGGCGATGAAGAGGACGGCGCCGGATGCCAGGGCGAGCAGCACGCGGGGTGTGCGGAGGCCTCGCCACCAGGGCAGGGCCCACAGCAGTGCCCACAGTCCGAGGAACCCGAGCACGTGGGCCCGGATCAAGCCCCAGGTGAGTTCCTCACAGCCGTTCACGGCGCGGACATCGTCGCAGATGGCCGGGGCGTCGCTGCCGGAACCGAGGATCACGATGCCCCAGAAGATCACCAGGGCGGGCGCGGCGAACAGTGTCACCACCGGCACGAAGATGTAAGTCAGCACGTCCGGCCGGCGGTCCGTCAGCCAGTGTCGGAAACCTCGACCCGACATCCCGGACTCATCGTCGTCGGTGTCGACACCATCGGTCGTCAGATCGATGTCTACGTCGGCGCCGGCCGCGCGAGCCGTGTCGGTTGTCGCCGCACCATCGTCGACAGCGTCCACCGCGTCGGTTGTCGCCGCACCGTCGCCGGCAGCGTCCACCGCGTCGGTCCCGGCCGCATCGGCCCACCCGCCTCCGGCCGCGCGGGCCAGTGCGTCGGCGCTGAAGGCACCTGGCTCGGAATTCGCTGCCGCCGCTGCGGCAAGGTCGGCAGCGAGTGCCGCGGCGTCGGCGGCTTCGGCAGCGGCATCGGCGGCTTGCGTGGCGGCATCGGCGGCTTGGGAAGCTGCCGCGGCGGCATCGGCTGCCGCATTGGCAGCGAAGACGGCGGCCGCTGCAGCGGTCGCGGCGGCATCGGCAACAGCAACGGCACTGCCGTCAGCAACGTTGACCGCGTCAACATGGACGCTCGAATCCGCGGCGACGGGTGAATCAACGTTGACGGGCGAATCCGCGCCGACGGGCGAATCAACGTTGACGGGCGAATCCGCGCCGACGGGCGAATCAACGTTGACGGGCGAATCCGCACCGACGGGCGAATCAACGTTGACGGGCGAATCAACGTTGACGTCTGTATTCGCGGCGCCGCTGGAATCAATATTGACGTCCGAATCAACATTGACTGCGTCAATCTGACCACCAGGGTCAACATTGACGCTGGGCTCGGCTGTGACGTCGGCATCAACATGGCCGCCGGGGTCGACAACCGCATCGGGATGGCCGTCGACGTGGTCGCTTTGGACCGGAGCAGTTGCAGCGACATCAGCCCCGACCGACACAGAGCCGTCGCCCTCCGCTGCAAAACCGCGGTCCGCCAGCGACTCAGACGTCAGGACGGTCTGTTCATCGGTCGTCGTGACCTCGGGCTTCGCAGATGCGGAGTCGCCTCCTGCCGTTACCGACTCCGGCTTTGCGGGACCAGAGTCGACGCTCACCGCAACCGGCCCGGTTGTCGCGGGAGCGGAGCCGCCACCCTTTGCTACCGGCTCAGTCTTGCCGGAAACGGAACCGCCACCGTTCGCTACCGGGCTGGGCTTCTCGGGGGCGGAGTCGTCACTGGCCGGCTTCGGATCGGGCCGCGTGGTGGCCGGATCGTCGACCGCCGCCAGGAGGGCGTCGTCGGCGGTTTCGGGGGCGGTGCTGCGTTCGGACATGACGCGTGATCTTAGACAGCTGCCGCGCTTTGCGAATACCCGCCGATCGGCAGGTGGAATGCGTTGCGGCAGCGTGCGAGGATTCCCGGATGCACGGGGATGAGCAGGGTATGCGGGTTACGGCGTCGGTGTTCGGGCGGACGATGTGGGTGATCGCGGGCGCGGTCCCGTTCTGGTACATGGCGCATGGGGCCGAGGTCGCCTGGATGGAGAATCTGACCGACGACGGCACCGGCACGGTTTATGCGACGGCTGGGCTGTGGGCGATCTTCTTGGTGCTGTTCCTCGGGGCGATGCTGTGGCGGTTCCCGCGGGCGCGGACGGCGGCGGTCGCCGGCTGGGCGCTGAGCCTGCTGCCGGCCGCGGGTCTGGCGGTCTGGGCGTACAGCCTCGCGGTCCCCTACTGACTCCGGCAGGCGTCCGGTTGATATCGGAAGGTGAAGCCTTTCGCCCGAAGGCGCGCTGAGCTGATCGGGACGGTCGGGGTGGCGATCTCGGCTCGGTAGGTCAGGGCGGGGAGTCCGGCTTCGGCGGCGATTCGGGTGAAGAACTCACGGTTCGTCGGGGGCACGATGGTGTCGGGGACGGCGTTCCACGCGCCGGTCAGGTTGTGGGTGACCACGTGGTCGAGGGCGGCGGCCGCGTCCCGGTAGTCGATTCGGTAGATCAGGGCGTCGCCGTCGAATGGGACACTGCCGCCGAGCATCTCGTGGGCCAGTTTCACGCGGGCCGGATAGTCGATGTCGCGCGGGTGGCCGTACACATCGGGAATGCGCACGACCGCTCCCCGCGTGGTGGCCAGGACCGCCGCCTCGGCCGCGATGAAGTTGCGCGGTGACGCGTCGGGGTCGTCGGTGCGGGGCGAGTCCTCGGTGACCGGGGTGCTGTCGCCTCGACCGTAGACGGAGATCGAGCTGGTGAAGACCACTCTCGGGTGGACGGTGACGGCGGTCGCCGCGGTCGCGGTGAGGGTGTCGGCGTACTCGGCGACGCGTGTCTGCGCGTCGAAGGCCCGGAAGATCCGCGGGCTGACGGTGAGCACCACCGCGTCGGCGCCGTCGGTGGCCCGGGCCAGGGCGTCGCGGTCGGAGCCACGGAGCACGGCCACCTCAGCGGAGACGGCGGCGATCTCGTCGACGCGGCCGGGCGTGGTCGTGGTGCCGGTGACGTGATGCCCGGCGGTGGTCCAGCGGGCGGCGAGTTCCAGACCGACGTTGCCGCAGCCGACGATCACGTACCGCATCCGCACCTCCGCTTGGGAAACTCGGCAACGGGTCGCCCACATGAGCACCATGTCAGGGAAACGCCGTTTCCATTGAATCTAACAGTTTTCTTCGTTGATCGACCTGGTTACCGTGACGACTCCTATGCGCAAG of the Actinoplanes sichuanensis genome contains:
- a CDS encoding ABC transporter ATP-binding protein encodes the protein MTGAVDIGNLTVRYAGATALDDVSLSVAENEMTALIGANGAGKSTLVKALAGLIRPASGTITVHGRLAHVPEGREMFPDMTVDDNLRLGGRRIRNRNTAPIYELLPDLAAIRSRKAGSLSGGQQQMVAIGRALMADPDVLVIDELSLGLAPMIVTTLVDHLRTLHATRELAVLLIEQNARLALDLCHHAYVLESGRIALHGPAATLARDPRVTAAYLGGHVTVTP
- a CDS encoding ABC transporter ATP-binding protein, producing the protein MTVELTVDNVSRAFGGVYAVRDVSLTVPAGELRAVIGPNGAGKSTLFALIGGQLAVDSGSVALDGVRVERRPAHRRGIGVVFQSARVFHGMTAFENVMVGAHAITRAGFLSAALRLPRHHRDERRIREKALTCLDRVGIADWADRPAEELPLGRQRSLQLARALCGEPRLLLLDEPASGLRAAEREHLATLITRLRDEGLTILLVEHDVAFVMRLADRITVLDLGRVIADGSPAEVRANPKVKTAYLGVRPDELADHAKGVVE
- a CDS encoding ABC transporter substrate-binding protein; translated protein: MRRTGPLLLALTLALTACGNETADGDDPIRVGQIVSLTGNYSPLGTENQKSVALAVEKINAAGGIGGRRIELSVRDDKSLPDQAVLAFNELKDDSDAIIGSPFSNSALATIPLVDREEIPYVSLTPADEQVKPVHPYVFVVPALSSTYAEATLQYFQSAKLTKIAVAYDTKSSYAVAGFKGMQAEAAQYGVTLGPIEEFQTTATDFSAVFTHVRSSDAQALMLWGTGAPAVAITKGYAASGLTIPLMLTGSQASKLFLEPAGPAAEGALIASSVGVVGDHLPAGALKTAVDELTSAFTTKYGYPPPQFAQDGYSGVKLLAAAIEKAGGTDRAKVRDALEGLTLTTPNGTYTYTAADHSGLTTDYISINTIKDGKFVPTEFSTSRFK
- a CDS encoding PaaX family transcriptional regulator, with amino-acid sequence MTPVVPPQTLLLMLLGDFVLDRDVCVFSGSAIDVLGRLGVSSHATRSTLARMVNRGLLRRQRHGRKMYFGLTDRTAAILHDGRARIWETGAVNDDWDGTWTLLCFSLPESWQRQRHDLRSQLAWSGFGPLQGGLWIAPGAVPAQSIVDGLGLSAHARVFHARAAELTDVGAMVGDAYDLAELADRYQSFLDRWEGSAPFADPLAARLSLIAEWLGAIRRDPRLPVEHLPADWPAVRAQALFRDLEAASLRPAHSLAASVLDLQPDEVRASR
- a CDS encoding HAD family hydrolase, whose product is MDLIENPPLAVVIDLDDTLFPQGSYLYGAARAVGRAGAAAGLDPIRLTRAVRRQLVAGSDRGGTLDRALAAYGITPDLAADLIPVLVDAFTAYRPRRLPRYPGALDALLAISARYPVACLTDGNPTIQRAKLAATGLAESFTTIVITDELGGRTLRKPHPEGLRQAAETLGVRPSDLVVIGDRPARDMAVAAALGARSIRVLTGEYCDAPDDPAPTAQAPDLPSAAALLGV
- a CDS encoding slipin family protein, whose amino-acid sequence is MTDEVIIRSGFRGLRYVDGRFDQVLEPGRYELPQRRRFGGRVAKVDVVQVDLRERELNIKGQEILTADKVAVRVNIITHFRVTDPVAAVERVSDYSDRVYSDVQLAARRSLASMTLEAILTNRNQLSEDILRDVEGVSAGYGVEIIRADVKDLVFPGNLQDVMNRVLTAQRLAEAQMVEARTKADRELLEATSRADAARLAAEADAEAKRIRADAEVDALRRLADAAEAYAQHPALLRLRELETLGALGANASARLYIGFDKHVNE
- a CDS encoding DUF6910 family protein → MRSDVVRRSESITRVRVVDPVDGLETFAAVDGTKHLKPDFEAACAVPGGEVLLLGSGSSPTRMRASLVGPDGFRVADLRPLYLAVAAAFGLRADQLNLEGACLAGDRLRWFQRANLAAGAATASADIEVSALLAAIRGEITPDKINIDGVRRYDLGVAHGVALAVTDAVSLTDGRILVSAAAEDTPNAVDDGPVVASGLVLLGVDGEPQFFAEIPGAEKVEGLAVREMTTDGVRLLAVVDADDHETPSRRLTLHLHW
- a CDS encoding PPOX class F420-dependent oxidoreductase; translated protein: MTDASFDPRQLIADSRIGVLATIKANGIPQLSPVTPWYDRAAETIYVSITANRAKTANLRRDPRAAFEVTSPDGWAWATAEGSVTLIGPGDDPDGPEVQALVDYYRAAAGEHPDWAEYRQVMVNDRRVLMALKVEHVYGAKLR
- a CDS encoding NAD(P)H-binding protein — protein: MRYVIVGCGNVGLELAARWTTAGHHVTGTTTTPGRVDEIAAVSAEVAVLRGSDRDALARATDGADAVVLTVSPRIFRAFDAQTRVAEYADTLTATAATAVTVHPRVVFTSSISVYGRGDSTPVTEDSPRTDDPDASPRNFIAAEAAVLATTRGAVVRIPDVYGHPRDIDYPARVKLAHEMLGGSVPFDGDALIYRIDYRDAAAALDHVVTHNLTGAWNAVPDTIVPPTNREFFTRIAAEAGLPALTYRAEIATPTVPISSARLRAKGFTFRYQPDACRSQ